From the Acidicapsa ligni genome, one window contains:
- a CDS encoding aldolase — protein MTTEEIEVAAAQLQLAEPRPQGLEEQELLLQCKLYPYGFPMEVKTNSAEIIALLTDMLGAFEKCFDVEPIRAEIRVVETESNECPPPPAYRQTYPIFTAVADKDNYLILHFPTRRSYMTLSSAAMQHEPYLRFFFMESIAGVHLGTSYATALHAGFVSLEGTGVLLCGDSGAGKSTLTYACARSGWKYVTDDCSFLLHNEERNLVTGNCYRVRFRPSAASLFPEVAGKELTDRAGGKPSIELPTTDLPDIVPSHMEEVRYMVFLNRHSDGPHELVPYSKDAARTFLRSYISGTGETLLKHSQAVERLLAVDILELRYTDLDWAIERLRTLVQEGR, from the coding sequence GAGCTCTTGCTGCAATGCAAGTTATATCCGTACGGATTTCCCATGGAAGTGAAGACCAACTCGGCCGAGATCATCGCTCTCTTGACCGATATGCTGGGAGCTTTTGAAAAGTGCTTTGATGTAGAACCCATTCGCGCTGAGATTCGCGTCGTTGAAACAGAGTCAAATGAGTGCCCGCCTCCACCGGCCTATCGGCAGACCTATCCGATATTCACAGCCGTGGCGGACAAGGACAATTACCTCATCCTCCACTTTCCAACCAGAAGATCCTATATGACGCTATCGAGCGCAGCGATGCAGCACGAACCATATCTGAGATTTTTCTTCATGGAGTCGATAGCAGGCGTTCACCTTGGAACTTCGTATGCGACTGCCCTGCATGCCGGGTTCGTATCGCTCGAAGGAACCGGAGTGCTTCTGTGTGGCGACTCCGGTGCCGGCAAGTCGACTTTGACCTATGCCTGCGCACGATCCGGATGGAAGTATGTTACGGACGACTGCTCGTTTCTGCTGCATAACGAGGAGCGCAATCTGGTGACTGGCAATTGCTATCGAGTACGCTTCCGCCCAAGCGCTGCATCTCTCTTTCCTGAGGTCGCGGGCAAGGAGCTTACGGATCGCGCAGGCGGCAAGCCGTCAATCGAATTACCCACGACAGACCTGCCGGATATCGTTCCCTCCCACATGGAAGAGGTGCGCTATATGGTCTTTCTGAATCGGCACAGTGATGGGCCGCACGAACTTGTGCCTTATTCCAAAGACGCCGCACGTACCTTTTTGCGAAGCTATATTTCTGGAACGGGAGAGACGCTGCTGAAGCACTCTCAAGCAGTTGAGCGCTTGCTGGCAGTGGATATCCTGGAGCTTCGCTATACCGATCTTGATTGGGCTATCGAACGACTGCGAACACTCGTGCAGGAAGGACGATAG